The Neobacillus sp. OS1-2 genome includes a window with the following:
- a CDS encoding methionine ABC transporter ATP-binding protein, translating to MISIKSVRKIYPSKQGELKAVDDVNLEIKNGEIFGVIGYSGAGKSTLIRMLNGLELPTEGSVTVAGRVISKIKGAELRKARQEISMIFQHFNLLWSRTVSENIAFPLEIAGVKGTQRKKRVEELVKLVGLEGRENAYPSQLSGGQKQRVGIARALANNPKVLLCDEATSALDPQTTDSILELLVDINKRLGLTIVLITHEMHVIRKICHRVAVMESGRVVELGTVLDVFKNPQQPITKRFVQQVSEPEETKETADHLLDQYRSGRIVQLTFIGESAEQPLITNLIRHHNVIVNILQGKISQTQSGSYGTLFIHIDGDDDEVHKAIDFIRSQQVGVEVVTND from the coding sequence GTGATTTCAATAAAAAGTGTCCGCAAGATTTATCCTTCGAAGCAAGGTGAACTGAAAGCAGTAGATGATGTAAACCTTGAGATTAAAAATGGAGAAATCTTCGGTGTAATTGGTTACAGTGGTGCCGGAAAAAGTACCCTGATCCGGATGTTAAATGGGCTGGAGCTGCCAACCGAGGGAAGTGTCACGGTTGCCGGACGGGTCATTTCAAAAATCAAGGGCGCTGAACTTCGAAAAGCACGTCAGGAGATCAGTATGATTTTTCAGCATTTTAACTTGCTGTGGTCAAGGACAGTTAGCGAAAATATTGCTTTTCCACTTGAAATTGCGGGTGTTAAAGGAACGCAAAGAAAGAAAAGAGTCGAAGAGTTGGTAAAGTTAGTGGGCTTGGAAGGACGCGAAAATGCGTACCCCTCACAGCTGAGCGGTGGACAAAAGCAGCGAGTTGGGATTGCCAGAGCACTCGCCAATAACCCAAAAGTACTCCTTTGTGACGAAGCAACTTCGGCACTGGATCCGCAAACGACCGATTCGATATTAGAATTGTTAGTAGATATCAACAAACGGCTTGGGTTAACGATTGTTTTGATTACACATGAAATGCATGTTATTCGGAAAATTTGTCACCGGGTTGCGGTGATGGAGAGCGGTCGTGTCGTGGAGCTCGGTACGGTGCTCGATGTATTTAAAAACCCGCAGCAGCCGATTACGAAACGATTCGTGCAGCAGGTTTCAGAGCCTGAAGAAACAAAGGAAACAGCAGATCATTTACTTGACCAATATCGTTCAGGAAGGATTGTTCAACTGACGTTTATTGGCGAATCTGCAGAGCAGCCGCTGATTACGAATTTAATCCGCCATCATAACGTAATCGTTAATATTTTGCAGGGGAAAATTTCGCAAACACAAAGTGGATCATACGGAACGCTTTTCATTCATATCGATGGGGACGATGATGAAGTTCACAAAGCAATCGACTTTATTCGTTCACAACAGGTAGGAGTGGAGGTGGTCACAAATGATTAA
- a CDS encoding O-acetylhomoserine aminocarboxypropyltransferase/cysteine synthase family protein, with the protein MAENQKKYRFETLSVHGGLAPDPVTGARAVPIYQNNAYQFKNTEHAANLFSLAEPGYIYTRIHNPTTTVFEERVALLEGGVGALAVASGMAAITLAILNLAQAGDEIVSASNLYGGTYNLFAVTLPKYGINVKFVNPDDPENFRAAITEKTKAVFAETIGNPSLRLLDIEKVADIAHEAGVPLIIDNTFATPYLCRPIEFGADIVIHSATKWLLGNGTTTGGIIVDGGKFDWNSPKFPGFTTPDSSYHDLVYAEALGAIAYIIKARVQLLRDLGPALSPLNAFQFTLGLETLHVRMKEHVANTKQVVEYLEDHPAVAWVSYPGHPSHPDQKLAKKYLPKGAGSMVVFGIKGGKEAGAKLIDSLSLWAHVANVGDAKSLIIHPASTTHQQLDAEGLKSAGVSEDLIRLSIGIENVEDLIEDLEAAIEAATGLASVKANA; encoded by the coding sequence ATGGCAGAAAATCAAAAGAAATATCGTTTTGAAACATTAAGTGTACATGGAGGGTTAGCTCCGGATCCGGTAACAGGTGCACGTGCTGTTCCCATTTATCAAAACAATGCCTACCAATTTAAAAATACCGAGCACGCAGCAAATCTATTTAGTTTAGCGGAGCCAGGTTACATATACACCCGAATTCATAATCCGACAACAACGGTTTTTGAAGAAAGAGTAGCATTATTAGAAGGCGGAGTCGGCGCCCTTGCGGTTGCCAGCGGCATGGCAGCGATCACACTCGCAATTCTAAACCTTGCACAGGCAGGGGATGAGATTGTTTCTGCATCAAACCTTTATGGCGGAACATATAATCTATTTGCTGTTACCCTCCCTAAATATGGAATAAACGTGAAATTTGTTAACCCGGATGATCCGGAAAATTTCCGTGCAGCAATTACGGAAAAAACAAAAGCCGTTTTTGCAGAAACGATTGGGAATCCAAGCCTACGCCTCCTTGATATTGAAAAAGTGGCGGACATCGCACATGAAGCGGGAGTGCCATTAATTATTGACAATACATTTGCGACACCGTATCTCTGCCGTCCAATTGAATTCGGTGCTGATATTGTCATTCACTCGGCGACAAAATGGCTGCTAGGTAATGGGACAACAACTGGCGGAATTATTGTTGATGGCGGCAAATTTGATTGGAATTCACCGAAATTCCCGGGCTTCACGACACCTGACTCAAGCTACCATGACCTTGTTTATGCCGAAGCACTCGGTGCTATAGCTTACATTATTAAAGCCCGCGTGCAATTATTGCGCGACCTCGGTCCTGCCCTAAGTCCGCTTAATGCCTTCCAATTTACGCTTGGACTCGAAACGCTCCATGTCCGGATGAAGGAGCATGTGGCTAATACGAAGCAAGTAGTTGAATATTTAGAAGATCACCCTGCCGTTGCATGGGTATCCTATCCGGGGCATCCATCGCACCCAGATCAGAAGCTAGCGAAAAAGTATTTACCAAAAGGTGCAGGGTCAATGGTCGTCTTTGGCATTAAGGGAGGCAAAGAAGCAGGAGCTAAATTGATTGATTCCCTGTCACTTTGGGCGCATGTGGCCAATGTGGGTGATGCAAAAAGCTTAATTATTCACCCGGCAAGTACGACACACCAGCAATTAGATGCTGAAGGACTGAAATCGGCAGGTGTATCGGAGGATTTAATCCGACTTTCCATTGGTATTGAGAATGTGGAGGATTTAATTGAGGATCTCGAAGCAGCAATTGAAGCAGCAACAGGCTTGGCGTCAGTTAAGGCGAATGCCTAA
- a CDS encoding nuclease-related domain-containing protein has protein sequence MCYKPRAKPMEAIILEFLNGRMFLAEKDKQRLHYLVKGYEGEVMFDALTEKLHCQRYTLNDLLLDSSGSTFQIDSLMVTQEPLYLFEVKNFEGDYFYENGRFHLVYKDKEIKNPLQQLERSESLLRQFLQNLGYKLPIEAYVVFINPEFHLYQAPQNLPIIYPNQLNRFMNKVNKRPSTLNGFHKKLADQLVSMHQVKSPNDKLPPYDYAGLKKGNLCAACHSLKTSVVERKLFCDVCGHIELLDHAVLRGVEELRLLFPGMKITTVVVYDWCGMAVSMKTIRRVLMQNLRISGKTKGSFFM, from the coding sequence ATGTGTTATAAACCTCGAGCGAAACCAATGGAAGCAATTATTCTAGAATTCCTAAATGGTAGAATGTTTTTGGCTGAAAAGGACAAACAGCGCCTGCATTATCTCGTCAAAGGCTATGAGGGTGAAGTGATGTTTGACGCATTAACAGAGAAGCTTCACTGTCAAAGGTATACGCTAAATGACTTATTGCTTGATTCTAGCGGCAGTACCTTTCAAATTGATTCATTGATGGTAACTCAAGAGCCTTTATACCTTTTCGAAGTGAAAAATTTTGAAGGAGATTATTTTTATGAAAATGGCAGGTTCCATCTAGTTTACAAGGATAAGGAGATTAAGAATCCATTGCAACAACTAGAACGAAGCGAATCCTTACTCCGGCAATTTCTTCAGAATTTGGGTTATAAACTCCCAATTGAGGCGTACGTTGTCTTTATCAACCCCGAGTTTCACCTATATCAAGCCCCTCAAAACTTACCTATTATTTATCCAAATCAACTCAATCGTTTTATGAATAAAGTGAATAAAAGGCCATCTACTTTAAATGGCTTCCATAAAAAGCTTGCAGACCAATTAGTTTCTATGCATCAAGTTAAGTCCCCCAATGATAAGTTACCCCCATATGATTATGCAGGTCTGAAAAAGGGTAATTTGTGTGCTGCTTGCCACTCCCTTAAAACTTCTGTTGTTGAACGTAAACTTTTTTGTGATGTATGTGGTCACATAGAATTGCTTGATCATGCTGTTTTGCGAGGTGTGGAGGAGTTAAGACTACTTTTTCCTGGGATGAAGATCACCACTGTTGTCGTTTATGATTGGTGTGGTATGGCAGTGTCGATGAAGACCATTAGGAGGGTTTTGATGCAGAACCTTAGAATTAGTGGAAAAACAAAGGGATCCTTTTTTATGTAA
- a CDS encoding thioredoxin family protein, with amino-acid sequence MNEWNRKDLTAFLGNEESGILYFYTPLCGTCQVASKMLSVVEELVDVKMGKMNLNFYPDVAAEFAVESVPCLLIVRGGQVKETLYAFHSVPYLLEKIKEYLT; translated from the coding sequence ATGAACGAATGGAATCGAAAGGATTTGACTGCTTTCCTTGGCAATGAGGAAAGCGGGATACTATATTTTTATACCCCCCTATGCGGCACCTGTCAGGTAGCGTCAAAGATGCTATCTGTGGTTGAGGAACTCGTAGACGTTAAAATGGGAAAAATGAACTTGAATTTTTATCCTGATGTAGCAGCAGAATTTGCGGTAGAAAGTGTGCCGTGTTTATTAATTGTACGAGGCGGCCAAGTGAAAGAGACCCTTTACGCATTTCATTCCGTGCCCTATTTGTTGGAAAAAATAAAAGAATATTTAACTTAA
- a CDS encoding toprim domain-containing protein, producing the protein MNDSYVDKVLIVEGKSDKNKVKNIVKEPVEIICTNGTISHTKLDELIDFLEDKDVYILVDADAAGEKLRKRFKREFPQAEHLYIDRMYREVATAPVHHLATVLLGANIDVHTEFLEMG; encoded by the coding sequence ATGAATGATTCGTATGTTGACAAAGTTCTAATTGTCGAAGGGAAATCGGATAAAAATAAGGTAAAGAATATTGTTAAGGAACCGGTTGAAATCATTTGTACAAACGGGACCATCAGTCACACCAAATTGGATGAATTGATTGATTTTCTCGAGGACAAAGATGTCTATATTCTTGTTGATGCTGATGCTGCCGGTGAGAAGCTTCGCAAACGCTTTAAAAGGGAGTTTCCACAGGCTGAACATTTATATATTGATCGCATGTATCGCGAGGTAGCGACCGCGCCAGTACACCACTTGGCAACCGTTCTCCTAGGAGCGAATATCGATGTGCATACTGAGTTTTTAGAAATGGGTTAA
- the gcvH gene encoding glycine cleavage system protein GcvH, with protein sequence MSTPKELRYSEEHEWVKVEGERVRVGITDFAQHELGDIVFVELPEVGDEVTADEPFGSVESVKTVSELYAPVTGKVVEVNEDLSDSPEFVNESPYEKAWMVVVELSDSSELDKLMTAEQYEAMTKED encoded by the coding sequence ATGAGTACACCAAAAGAATTGCGTTATTCTGAAGAACATGAGTGGGTAAAGGTTGAAGGGGAAAGAGTCCGTGTTGGAATTACTGACTTTGCTCAGCATGAATTAGGCGACATCGTTTTCGTTGAGCTTCCAGAAGTAGGCGATGAAGTAACTGCTGACGAACCATTTGGTAGCGTTGAATCCGTTAAAACTGTTTCTGAGCTTTACGCACCAGTCACCGGTAAAGTTGTTGAAGTAAACGAAGATCTAAGCGACAGCCCCGAATTTGTCAATGAATCTCCATACGAAAAAGCATGGATGGTTGTTGTGGAGCTTTCTGATTCAAGTGAGTTAGACAAGCTAATGACTGCGGAACAATATGAAGCAATGACAAAAGAAGACTAA
- a CDS encoding arsenate reductase family protein: protein MSLTFYWYPKCGTCRNAKKWLDAHQISYEEIHIVEQPPTRDELQAFYQKSGLELKKFFNTSGLKYRELGIKDKMKSASEDELLDLLASDGMLLKRPIVTDGERVTVGFKEEEFEKMWL from the coding sequence GTGTCTCTGACTTTTTACTGGTATCCCAAATGCGGCACATGCCGAAACGCAAAGAAATGGCTTGATGCGCACCAGATTTCCTATGAAGAAATACATATTGTGGAACAGCCCCCAACCCGTGACGAGTTGCAGGCGTTTTATCAAAAAAGCGGCTTAGAATTAAAGAAATTTTTTAACACGAGTGGTTTGAAATATCGGGAATTAGGGATCAAGGATAAAATGAAATCTGCCTCCGAGGACGAACTGCTTGATTTGCTTGCATCTGACGGAATGTTACTCAAAAGACCGATAGTAACAGATGGTGAACGTGTCACAGTGGGCTTTAAAGAAGAAGAGTTTGAGAAGATGTGGCTTTAA
- a CDS encoding acyl-CoA dehydrogenase family protein, whose product MTETKKFVKGGSFLIEDLSFEDIFTPEDFSEEHLMIAQTAADFIEKEVAPQIEHLENHEFDRTVKLLKKMGELGLLAVDVPEEFEGLGLDKVTSSVITEKMSGAGGFSLSYGAHVGIGSLPIVLFGNDEQKKKYLPALASGEKIAAYALTEPGSGSDALGARTTAKLNAAGTHYVLNGEKQWITNAGFADVFVVYAKIDGEHFSAFIVEREYPGVSTGAEEKKMGIKSSSTRTLILEDVAVPVENLLGEYGKGHVIAFNILNIGRYKLAVGGVGGSKKAFDMTVKYANGRKQFKTPISQFNLTKEKFGTMGSKIYAAESSVYRTIGLYEDNQGQLSTEEAKDLKKVANSIAEYAIECSVNKFFASEVLSYVVDEGVQIHGGYGFMQEYPIERAYRDARINRIFEGTNEINRLLVPGTLVKKAMKGELPLFQKAMALQEELMMLMPEEPGDEPLAQEKYLVKNAKKIALLSAGLAAQKFGKALEREQEVLANIADIVSAVYAMESVVLRTEKAIAKDGLEKSKQKLLYTQIFCQEAFNEIEATAKETLVAVEHGDTLRMMLSSLRKFTRHTPINVIAKKREAADVLIEAERYIV is encoded by the coding sequence ATGACTGAAACTAAAAAATTCGTTAAAGGCGGAAGCTTTTTAATTGAAGATTTGTCATTTGAAGATATTTTTACACCAGAGGATTTCTCTGAAGAGCACTTAATGATTGCGCAAACAGCAGCCGATTTTATTGAAAAAGAAGTGGCTCCACAAATAGAACACTTGGAAAACCATGAATTTGATCGTACGGTAAAGCTGTTAAAGAAAATGGGTGAGCTTGGTCTTTTAGCTGTTGACGTTCCGGAAGAGTTTGAAGGCTTAGGATTAGATAAGGTGACCTCATCTGTCATTACAGAGAAAATGTCTGGGGCTGGCGGTTTTTCTCTATCTTATGGCGCCCACGTGGGGATTGGCTCGCTGCCAATCGTTTTATTCGGAAACGATGAGCAAAAGAAAAAATATTTACCTGCATTAGCATCAGGTGAAAAGATTGCTGCCTATGCTTTAACAGAGCCGGGATCCGGTTCAGATGCCCTTGGTGCCAGAACAACGGCAAAATTAAATGCGGCGGGTACTCACTATGTTCTAAATGGTGAAAAGCAATGGATTACTAATGCTGGTTTTGCAGATGTCTTTGTTGTCTATGCAAAGATAGATGGCGAACATTTCTCCGCATTTATCGTGGAAAGAGAGTATCCGGGTGTATCTACTGGAGCAGAAGAGAAGAAAATGGGAATCAAGAGTTCATCCACTCGTACACTCATTTTAGAAGACGTTGCGGTCCCTGTTGAAAACCTATTAGGTGAATATGGCAAAGGTCACGTCATTGCCTTTAACATCTTAAATATTGGACGTTACAAATTAGCAGTTGGCGGTGTCGGCGGCTCTAAAAAGGCATTTGATATGACGGTAAAATATGCAAACGGCCGCAAGCAATTTAAAACACCAATCTCCCAGTTTAATTTGACAAAAGAAAAGTTTGGAACAATGGGATCTAAAATCTATGCCGCTGAAAGCTCAGTCTATCGTACCATTGGTTTATATGAAGACAACCAAGGCCAGCTTTCTACGGAAGAAGCAAAGGACTTAAAGAAGGTGGCAAATTCAATTGCAGAATATGCCATTGAGTGCTCGGTTAACAAATTCTTCGCAAGTGAAGTATTATCATACGTTGTAGATGAAGGTGTCCAAATTCATGGCGGCTATGGCTTCATGCAAGAATATCCGATTGAAAGAGCATATCGTGACGCCCGTATTAACCGTATTTTCGAAGGTACAAACGAAATTAACCGCCTTCTTGTTCCGGGAACTCTTGTGAAAAAAGCAATGAAGGGTGAGCTTCCACTATTCCAAAAAGCTATGGCGCTTCAAGAGGAACTTATGATGCTCATGCCGGAGGAGCCAGGTGATGAGCCACTTGCACAAGAAAAATACCTTGTAAAAAATGCGAAAAAGATTGCGTTACTATCTGCTGGTTTAGCGGCACAGAAATTTGGCAAGGCCCTCGAAAGAGAGCAAGAAGTGCTAGCGAATATTGCTGACATTGTCTCTGCTGTTTACGCAATGGAATCTGTCGTTTTACGTACAGAAAAGGCCATCGCCAAAGACGGATTAGAAAAGAGCAAGCAAAAACTTCTTTATACACAGATTTTCTGTCAAGAAGCATTCAATGAAATCGAAGCTACTGCGAAAGAAACTTTAGTAGCGGTTGAACATGGAGACACACTTCGCATGATGTTGTCTTCCCTTCGCAAATTTACACGTCATACCCCAATCAACGTGATTGCGAAAAAACGTGAAGCAGCAGATGTATTAATCGAAGCTGAACGTTATATTGTTTAA
- a CDS encoding acetyl-CoA C-acetyltransferase, whose protein sequence is MREAVIVAGARTPVGKAKKGTLAHVRPDDLGALVVKETLKRAGNYEGNIDDLIIGCAMPEAEQGNNMARNIGALAGLPYTVPAITINRFCSSGLQAIAYAAQGIMLGHTDTAIAGGAESMSMIPMMGHVVRPNIKLAETAPQYYMGMGHTAEQVAQKYGISREDQDAFAVRSHQRAAKAIAEGKFVDEIVPVDVTIRTVGNDNKLVEKTIQFSQDEGVRPDTNLQTLGKLRPAFSVTGSVTAGNASQTSDGAAAVMVMDREKAESLGLKPLAKFRSFAVGGVPPEIMGVGPVVAIPKAVKLAGLELSDINLFELNEAFASQSLQVIRELGLNEEIVNVNGGAIALGHPLGCTGAKLTLSLIHELKRRNQQFGVVTMCIGGGMGAAGVFELL, encoded by the coding sequence ATGAGAGAAGCGGTAATCGTTGCCGGAGCGCGTACCCCGGTTGGTAAGGCAAAGAAAGGAACGCTTGCCCATGTTCGCCCTGATGACTTGGGAGCGTTAGTTGTAAAAGAAACATTAAAACGTGCGGGAAACTATGAAGGAAATATAGATGATTTAATTATCGGCTGTGCGATGCCGGAAGCGGAACAAGGAAATAACATGGCTCGTAACATTGGTGCCTTGGCAGGACTGCCATATACAGTCCCTGCTATTACTATTAATCGTTTCTGTTCGTCTGGCTTGCAGGCCATCGCCTATGCGGCGCAAGGAATCATGCTTGGTCACACAGATACAGCGATTGCCGGCGGCGCGGAATCAATGAGCATGATCCCGATGATGGGGCATGTGGTTCGTCCGAATATTAAACTTGCCGAAACAGCTCCGCAATATTATATGGGAATGGGACATACAGCGGAGCAAGTTGCACAGAAATATGGTATTTCCCGCGAAGATCAAGATGCTTTTGCGGTAAGAAGTCACCAGCGTGCTGCTAAAGCCATTGCTGAAGGTAAATTCGTGGATGAAATCGTACCGGTTGATGTAACGATTCGCACGGTTGGAAATGATAATAAACTTGTTGAAAAAACGATTCAGTTTTCACAGGATGAAGGGGTTCGTCCGGATACAAACCTGCAAACACTCGGAAAGTTACGTCCAGCCTTCTCCGTAACGGGCTCAGTAACAGCTGGAAATGCTTCGCAAACAAGTGATGGGGCTGCAGCAGTGATGGTAATGGATCGTGAAAAAGCAGAATCACTTGGCTTAAAGCCATTAGCCAAATTCAGATCATTTGCTGTTGGCGGCGTTCCACCGGAAATTATGGGTGTCGGCCCTGTTGTCGCCATTCCAAAAGCCGTTAAACTAGCTGGTTTAGAGTTATCCGATATTAATTTGTTTGAATTGAATGAAGCATTTGCCTCGCAATCACTGCAAGTTATTCGTGAACTAGGACTTAACGAAGAAATCGTTAACGTTAATGGTGGAGCAATTGCGCTTGGTCACCCGCTAGGCTGTACGGGTGCAAAGCTGACGTTAAGCTTAATCCATGAATTGAAACGTAGAAATCAGCAATTTGGTGTTGTTACCATGTGTATCGGCGGCGGTATGGGTGCTGCCGGGGTATTCGAATTACTTTAA
- a CDS encoding 3-hydroxyacyl-CoA dehydrogenase NAD-binding domain-containing protein — MLNQLIKKAAVLGSGVMGSGIAAHLANIGIPTLLLDIVPRELTKDEEAKGLTLADKQVRNRISAGNIQKLLKQKPAPLAAKKNIALIEAGNLEDDLVKLKEVDWVIEVVVENLNVKRQVFEKVDQYRKPGSIISSNTSGISVEAMVEGRSDDFQKHFLGTHFFNPPRYLKLLEVIPTQYTDPEVLSFMKTFGEDVLGKGVVVAKDTPNFIANRIGTYGLLVTVQEMLKAGLSVGEVDSITGPLIGRAKSATFRTLDVVGLDTFYHVAGNVYDQVDGKEKEVFEVPAFLKAMVEKGWLGSKSGQGFFLKKGKEILELDPNTLEYGPRKKLSTPAVELAKQEKGTGNKLKALVYANDKAGQFLWNTFTASFVYSAQLLGEIADDIVAIDRAMKWGFGWEMGPFEAWDAIGVEKSVKKMQEAGIEVPAWVTEMLEKGNSSFYLEENGEQFYYDNGQYRLVEYNPKAIDLKKLKKQKGVIKKNSGASLIDLGDGVALLEFHSPNNAIGLDIVQMINYAVDEVEKNYKGLVIGNQGKNFCVGANLAMMLMEVQDDNIYELDMIVRHLHSALLKVKYSAKPVVAAPFGMTLGGGAEVCLPTAHIQASAETYMGLVEVGVGLLPGGGGNKELYMKHLENLPNGIPFDLQNVANKVFETIAMAKVSTSAEEARENNFLDASDGISFNSDHLIYDAKQAVLALHEQGYKPKVRKKVPVVGETGYATLLLGAEGMRLSGYLSEHDMKIAKKIAYVIAGGKVPFGTEVDEQYLLDLEREAFLSLIAEPKSQQRMQHMLVKGKPLRN; from the coding sequence ATGTTGAACCAATTGATAAAAAAAGCAGCTGTCCTAGGATCTGGAGTAATGGGCTCAGGAATTGCTGCCCACCTCGCAAATATCGGCATTCCAACATTATTACTGGATATTGTGCCGCGAGAATTAACCAAAGATGAGGAAGCAAAAGGGCTCACATTAGCTGACAAACAAGTACGTAATCGCATCAGTGCAGGAAACATTCAAAAATTATTGAAGCAAAAGCCGGCACCACTAGCGGCGAAAAAGAACATAGCCCTTATCGAAGCAGGAAATTTAGAAGATGATTTAGTTAAATTAAAAGAGGTTGACTGGGTCATCGAAGTCGTTGTCGAGAACCTTAACGTTAAAAGACAGGTATTTGAAAAAGTGGACCAATACCGTAAGCCAGGCAGCATTATCAGCTCTAATACTTCGGGAATATCGGTAGAAGCAATGGTAGAAGGCCGTTCTGACGACTTCCAAAAGCATTTCCTTGGCACCCACTTCTTTAACCCGCCGCGCTACCTGAAATTATTAGAAGTCATTCCAACCCAATACACAGACCCGGAAGTTCTCTCCTTCATGAAAACATTCGGTGAGGATGTACTTGGAAAAGGTGTGGTAGTGGCGAAAGATACACCAAACTTTATTGCTAACCGGATTGGGACATACGGCCTGCTTGTCACTGTGCAAGAAATGCTGAAAGCCGGTTTAAGTGTTGGCGAAGTCGACTCGATAACTGGACCATTAATTGGCCGCGCTAAAAGTGCTACCTTCCGTACCCTTGATGTAGTTGGTTTAGATACCTTCTATCATGTTGCCGGGAATGTGTATGACCAAGTGGATGGCAAGGAGAAAGAAGTATTTGAAGTACCCGCCTTCTTAAAAGCAATGGTTGAAAAAGGCTGGCTTGGAAGCAAATCCGGACAAGGATTCTTTTTGAAAAAAGGAAAAGAAATTCTGGAATTAGATCCAAATACATTAGAATATGGCCCACGTAAAAAGCTGTCTACACCTGCCGTTGAGTTAGCAAAGCAGGAAAAAGGCACAGGGAATAAATTGAAAGCGCTTGTATATGCAAATGACAAAGCTGGACAATTTTTATGGAACACCTTCACAGCGTCATTTGTCTACTCTGCACAGCTGTTAGGTGAAATCGCCGATGATATCGTAGCAATCGACCGTGCGATGAAGTGGGGCTTTGGCTGGGAAATGGGTCCATTCGAAGCATGGGATGCAATTGGCGTTGAAAAATCTGTTAAAAAGATGCAAGAAGCAGGTATAGAAGTTCCAGCATGGGTGACAGAAATGCTTGAAAAAGGAAATTCCTCTTTCTACTTAGAAGAAAACGGGGAGCAGTTCTACTATGATAACGGTCAATATAGACTAGTGGAATATAATCCAAAAGCAATTGATCTTAAAAAACTAAAAAAACAAAAGGGTGTTATTAAAAAGAATAGTGGCGCAAGTTTAATTGACCTTGGCGACGGTGTTGCCCTCTTAGAATTCCATTCACCAAACAATGCGATTGGTCTCGATATCGTGCAAATGATTAATTATGCGGTGGATGAAGTTGAGAAAAATTATAAAGGTCTTGTGATTGGCAACCAGGGCAAAAACTTCTGTGTTGGCGCGAACCTGGCGATGATGTTAATGGAAGTGCAGGATGATAATATTTATGAACTTGATATGATTGTCCGCCACCTTCATAGTGCGTTGTTGAAAGTGAAATACAGCGCGAAGCCGGTGGTCGCGGCACCATTTGGAATGACACTCGGCGGAGGTGCAGAGGTTTGCCTGCCGACAGCACATATCCAAGCATCTGCTGAAACGTATATGGGTCTTGTCGAAGTCGGTGTTGGCTTACTGCCTGGCGGAGGCGGTAATAAAGAGCTTTACATGAAGCATTTAGAGAACCTGCCAAATGGCATTCCATTTGATCTACAAAATGTAGCCAATAAAGTGTTTGAAACGATTGCGATGGCGAAGGTTTCAACTTCTGCTGAAGAAGCACGTGAAAATAACTTCTTAGATGCTTCAGATGGTATCAGCTTCAATAGCGATCATCTGATCTATGATGCGAAACAGGCCGTACTTGCCCTCCATGAACAGGGCTATAAACCAAAAGTGCGCAAAAAGGTTCCGGTAGTGGGAGAAACGGGCTATGCGACATTGTTACTGGGCGCAGAAGGAATGCGCTTATCCGGCTATCTTTCTGAACATGACATGAAGATTGCGAAGAAAATTGCCTATGTCATCGCCGGTGGTAAAGTACCGTTTGGAACAGAAGTGGATGAGCAATATCTATTAGATCTAGAAAGAGAAGCTTTCCTTAGCCTGATTGCAGAACCAAAATCACAGCAGCGCATGCAGCACATGCTTGTGAAGGGCAAACCGTTAAGAAACTAA
- a CDS encoding YuzL family protein: MAKMKKDPSKAGVSAASVKGNAGPGNEEAHLDKKNSQNNQYKR, from the coding sequence ATGGCGAAAATGAAAAAAGATCCTTCCAAAGCAGGCGTTAGTGCCGCTAGTGTGAAGGGAAATGCCGGGCCTGGCAACGAAGAGGCTCATTTAGATAAGAAAAACAGCCAAAATAATCAATATAAAAGATAG
- a CDS encoding spore coat protein: MNQNQQKIQNPETQVPKTPQMNDRDFINDLLTTEKYMTTSYSMAMHEASHQGLYQDIMQIFNETEQCQRELYNLMFQKGWYAIEAADQQKLQQSYQQFQGYTNQFPNGGTLQ; this comes from the coding sequence ATGAATCAAAACCAGCAAAAAATTCAAAATCCAGAAACGCAAGTACCAAAGACACCGCAAATGAATGATCGTGATTTCATTAACGATTTATTGACAACAGAGAAATATATGACGACTTCCTATAGCATGGCAATGCATGAGGCGAGTCATCAAGGGCTATACCAGGATATCATGCAAATTTTCAACGAAACTGAGCAATGCCAGCGCGAACTTTATAATTTGATGTTCCAAAAAGGCTGGTATGCCATTGAAGCAGCTGACCAGCAGAAACTGCAACAATCGTATCAGCAATTCCAAGGGTATACCAATCAATTTCCTAATGGCGGGACGCTGCAATAA